CACGGAGGTGAAGAGGGATGAAACCTCGAAACCGAGCCCAGGCCTCCGCTAGGCCGGCTTCTCGGCTGGAGACTTTGTTTTCCGCCCGTCGCCGCCGCCACCACCACGGCGGGGTGAGATGGCTGCACGGCGACTCGGGTCGGGCTGGACGCGGGCCGCGGAGGCCGGGGAGAGGCGCCGCCAAGCTCCATTCACGGAGTCCGGGCGCTGCGGCTCTCGCCCGCGGGTCGGAGGCCTCCTCCCTCATCCTCTAGGTCTCGGTTTTATGAATGGGCCTGGCGGCGAGAGCCGCGCGCCCTGTTTACTCCGCTCTTTGTGACGTCGCGTCCCCGTGACTGGGCGCGAGCGGCCGGCACTCCATTCACGCGCCCGGGCGGGCGGAGGGGGTGGAACCGGCCGGGCGAGGGGAGTCGCGAGGGGGCGGGGAGCGAGCGCGGGGGCGGAGCAGGGCTCGCGACCTAGAATGGAAAGAGGCGGGGCCTCGCGAGGTAGTAATGAATCTGCCCCCTCCCGGGGGAGAGCAGAGGAGCGTTAATAAATCTATAAGCCGAGCAGGGGAAACTCTGGCTGGGGCAGACCGCGGAGCTCCGGCAGTTCGTGGGGAACGGCGGCCGGAGCAGCACAACGGGCAAAATACAATAGAGGCGACAACGGAAAGAAGCCCTTGGTCCTCTCCCGTAAACACACTCCCCTCCGCcgccacctcccccttggcaccGTGCTGCCTGGCGCCCGAGGCCGCTCGGACTGCTATGTAACTGCGAGGCTGCGGGAGGAAGGGGACCGGGGAGAAGAGGTTCGGCTGTGGGAGCCCCTCAGGGCCAAGTTTGCGGCCACTTCTGCCCGCGCCCTcccgtagcccccgctcgccccttCCTGCAGCCCAGCCGGCCCGGGCGTCCTTCGCCTCCTCGCGTGCCCAGCAGCCGCGGTTCCTGGCCACCATGGTGACGGTGGAGGAGCTGCGGGAGATGGACTGCAGCGTGCTCAAAAGGCTGATGAACCGGGACGAGAACGGTGGCGGCGCGGGCGGCAGCGGCAGCCACGGCGCCCTGGGGCTGCTGAGCGGCGGCAAGTGCCTGCTGCTGGACTGCCGACCGTTCCTGGCGCACAGCGCCGGCTACATCCGAGGCTCGGTCAACGTGCGCTGCAACACCATCGTGCGGCGGCGGGCCAAGGGCTCGGTGAGCCTGGAGCAGATCCTGCCCGCGGAGGAGGAGGTCCGCGCCCGCCTGCGCTCCGGCCTCTACTCAGCCGTCATCGTGTACGACGAGCGCAGCCCGCGCGCCGAGAGCCTCCGCGAGGACAGCACCGTGTCACTGGTGGTGCAGGCGTTGCGACGCAACGCCGAGCGCACCGACATCTGCCTGCTCAAAGGTAAACGCCGGCGCCGGGCGCGAGCTGGAGGGTCGATGCGGCGGGGCTCCGCGGCCTGAGCCTTAGTGGGCAGGAGAAGTGGTGCCCGGAGGGACTCGTGGCTGCGGGATCCCCCCCGCGCACTCCTTTGTGCGTACTGGTGTGTGCGCGTGGTGTGCAAGGATTCTGTGCGTTTGTGTGCAAGCGCGAGCTCCTGAGGTCCTCAGAGACGGTGAGGGCTCCGTCACCTGAAATTCCGGACCCTTCCTGGCGATTCTGCGATTGTTTACAGCCACTAACGGTCTGGCCTTGCGGGCGAAGCGACTCAGCTGCGTTGCCCACCTTCGAGTCCAGGGAAGTGCTCCCAAGTGCCACGGTGCGGGAGGTGGGGGACAGGTTAGTAGGCCTGTTGGTTTGGCGTGTCCGGGCCCCGCCCTGAGTCCGACCCAGAGATCCCAAGACATGGGGCAGGGGGTGAATGAAGGAGGGTTGAGCGCGGGGATGGGATGGGCCCTGCGGGTCCGGCTGGAAACCAGCCTTCGTAAACGCAAAAACGAGGATCGGCTTGCGGGCCTGATGTGGAGCGatctgctctctcctcccttgCCGCCCAACTCCGAGCTCCACCTGGAGGGTCGCCAACCCTTCCCGCCTCGGGCTATCCCCAGGCTCCGGAGCGGGAGGCGGGAGGTCCGAGTACTGGGGGAAACGCAAGACGGGACGGGGCCTCTTAAACTGAGACAAGTGCGACCTTTTGTTCAGACTCGACTCTCAGATGGCGGCGCGCGCTTAAGTGCGGAACTCTTGGGGAGGGGAGGTCTTGTCAAATGTGCAAGTCGGAAACCCCGAAAGGGCCGAGGGCTACCCAAGTACCTGGAGGGACGGGGGCGCCGACCGCACCTGCCGGGCGTGTCGGGCGGTGGGGAGCTGGCGGGTTGCTTGGGGCCCCTGCCGCGCGGCGCCCCTTCCTCCCGCGCCGCATTCCGCGAGTTCCTTCGCCCGCGGCGGGTCTTGGCCTCCGAAGCCGAGAGGCGTTTCGGACCCGGGCCATCAAAGAGCCACCCCTTTCCCTGTCGGCGCCCCtggcccccctccctcctgccctgtccTCTCCAGACCCGCTCACCggagaggaagggagatgggGCGGGAGGCGCGGCGGAAACCTCTCCCCGCCGCCCCTGCCAAAAAGCACAACACTGCCCAGTGCCGGCGGGCCAGGCTTGTCCCCGTGAACAGCGGGGGACTTCGTTCTCGGCAGTTGTTTCCTGGCCATTTGACCTGTCAGCTGCTGGGGAAATGCTGCTGTTGACCTTTGGTTGAACTCCTAAAGGCgattttgctgatttttctttctctacgaGGGCGGCCTTTGGCACCTCAGATTGAACCAAAcgctcctcccttctcctcccagcGCTTTAAGAGAAAGTGCCAGGAAGGGCCTTGCACCGGAAGGACCGCTAAGCCCGGCGAGCTGGGCGCAGGGGGCCGGGGGCCCCCGCCTGCCCTGGCGCCGAGCTGTGCCGGGAGCCACGCGGCCCCGGGCCGGGTAGAGCGCCGGGCTGGGGTCCGGGCTGTTGCTGCACGCCTCCCGCACCCCCTTGCGCGGTGCCGGCGTGCCGGGACGAGGAGGGAAACGTCTCTGGGACCAAAGTCCCTTCGAGTGGCAGGGGCTGGCCGGGGTCTTCTCCGTGCCGCGCTGACCTCGATCGCTCCTGATTTGGAGCCCGATCGCGCGCCTGCCTGCGCGGCCCCTGAACCCAGGACCCTTCTCGGGGTAGGGCAGACGCACGTGGGGTCTGGgttccttctgttttgtttttcttcctggaagAAATCCGGAGAGGACCGCCCTAGGGTTTCCGGGCGCGCAGACACTTCTTAGGCCCCGCTCCCGGGGAGAGAGACAGATTTTTAAGGCTTCCGCCTCGGGCTCGCGGCACCTCCCAGGTGCCCCCGAATCCCGCCGGGAGAGCCCGGAGCCAGACCTGTACCGAGAGCCGCCTTGCGGACCGGCCGCCCGGCTCAAGGCAGATGCTAATGTGAAGGCTGCGTTGGACGGGCAGCCTCCGGGTAAAACGACAGTCCCCTGGCGGTTGGCGAGGTGCCTGGCCCACGGAAAAGGCGTGTTTTAAGGGCTGTTTCCTCCCGAGGCCTGCACTGCCTCCTGTTGTCTGACCTGGTGCGGGCAGGGAGGACGGCCCGCTGCCTCTCCAAGTCCGCATCCTCTGAGCCAGAAAGTGTCTAGGCCTGGACCGAACTTCTCTCTCTCCGGGAACAGGCCCCCCCGGGAGGAGCCAGGAGAGGTTCAGCTGGGTTTTTCTAAGCAAAGGGAGCCTGCCTTTGGAAGCAGCCGCCTAAAATTCACAGAGTTTGGGCGCGGGGGGGGGGCTCCTTCCAGCTTGCTCTGCAGTGGTGGTAGAACATCTTTCAGGTTAACTGGGTCCTATTCTATTCAACTTggcttattttcatttatgtgcTAGGCAGAGGCGGTCTCCACACAGGTCCTCTTTCTTCTTGCCTTCCACTGAAAAGGCATCCCTAGTGAAGGCAGAAGGAAATGGGCGTGGTCTGCTCCCCCAGCGCTGCGGGAACGTGCCTCAGGGGGAGGACAGCCGTGTCTCCTGCACTCCCATTCCTTGGAGAAGTGGAACGGCAGGAAATGTGGGCTCATGGGCGGGGAACTAAAGGGAAACGGGGAGACAAGTCCCTTAGATTATCTTTAGTAAATGCCTTAATTGATTAGGGGTTGGGTAGTTTTTTCCCCACCGGAGTTGTTCCTATATCTTGCAGCCAGTGGGCCTTCCTGGGCGTCTCATTTCATGTGCAGTGGTGGGTGTGGAATAAAAGTGGTCAGACATTAGGCCAGTGGAAGACTGATTGTTGGTGTCTGCCGTCCTGGAGGGAGAGTAAAAACAGCTGGGCATTTTCAGAAGTTCTGTTACCCTTCCTGGCCACAGGCTATCTAATTCTACCAATTAATTGCATCTTTAAAGGCCGATTTTCCTACTTCTGCCACTTTGAAGGGCAGAAAGTTGGTTACTCATTGCAGGCAGTTAATAACTAATACCACAGGCAAGAATTCATAGTTTAAACTTTACTTACTATCAATGAAATACTATCTGGCCTTTACATTTCCTCATATTACCCAAGGTTTGCTAAAAGCAGTAAATCACCAAATCACTACATTTTCTGGTCTTTTGGCTAGTAAAAGCTTCCCATTGGGataaaccttttttctttaagctcattttatttaaaacgCTGTAAGACATTTTTAGGGACAGTTTAGAAAGTTTAGCGTTTCAGATTTTATTACAGTACACATCTCCTTTGAAATCCCCTTCTTGCTTGGAATAGTGTTTTAGACAACCACTCCCACCCCATCCGCCCTGGGTcaatagagaaagacaaaaagagcaTTTTCTTGCCCTGACGGAAGTCTTCCTTTACCTCCCACATTCTCCACATAAATCAGTCTGTTATGCAGAAGATGTCAGGTATAAAAACATTATCTTACTTTTCCTTCTATCTAAAATTCATCTCAGCCCATGACATCTGTCAGTTCTTATTCAAGTTCTGATTTAAAAGCTGTCCTGGAGCTGTTTTGAGAAACTGGGAAGATCAACTAAATACTCCAGCTTCTCCTTCCAGGTCGGAAGTCACCTACCCAATAGTCCCCAGGCCTGATCAGACAGACCTGACATTATGCTTCCTGTGAAAACAGCCACTAAGGCCCGGAATGAATGCTATGGGTGGGGTTCGGGTGActgtcttctgtctcttctttctctgtgtccATTTGCCCCGCCCATCCTCCTTTCCAGGAGGTCAGTGGCATCAAACAGCAGAGTCCTGGGGGATGCTAAGGTTGAACACCTCTTTCACCCAAAGGCAAAGGACTGGCTTTTCTCCTTGCAAACAGGACACAATGCCCACGACAGCCAAGAATTGttagaattacaaaaaaaaaaaaaaaaaaaaaagtaggcctTAAAGGTAATTTCTAACCCCTAGTCGAAGGCCTTAAAGAATTGTAAGGAATGAAGCAGACTCACTACTCTTTGCATCCTTTGAACTGGATGTTTCAAACCAACAAAAGCAACGAAAGACAGGGTGTAGGTGTAAATTGAGAGTGACAACCTGATTGTCCGTAAGCCTATCACAGCTCCCTTGGGCTTGTCCTGGATGCTTACAGGAAAGGTGGGCTGTCCCCACCAAGGTGGGCTGCACAGAGAactcagagaggagaaagggtgGCCTTTTTAAAGAGCCGAGAAATTCCTTGAAAAAATCAGAACATCTGAAACCAGATAGCTGGTTTCCTTGCTGGGAGGCAGTTCCCATCTAACAAAGAGGAAGTTTGAGAGGAAGAAATGTAGACTCTCAGCGGAAGGCAGGCGGCTTGCTGAACGGAGCAAATAGCACAGAAGGACTGGGAGGGCCTGCAAACAAGGTCCAGCCCGAGCCCAAGTGTGGCATCAGGTGTCAGCCCAGCTGGCCCGGGACCGAGGTCTTGACACCTAGCCCCAAGGTGAGAAGCCCACTTAGGTAAACTGGAAATGCTCTAAATGCTCAGCATTTAGAGGGGTGCTTCCTAGGTCAACACCCACATCAAGGGAAGTTCGCAAAGCCAAAGGACCTTTGAATGTCCCCATACTTGCCTGCTGGGCAACGTTTGCCTCGTATTGATAAGTTGTCCCAAGAGAGCGAGGCCATGAGCCCTGTCTGTGAACGGGTGATATTCTGAGTGTGGAGAGGGTCACGGGGAAAAACTGGCAGCCACATTAAGATCCGTGACCATCGTCACCACTAAGAGACAGTCTTTCCCATCACAGACCCCATTAAGAGTCGCACTACGCCAGCCCGCCCTTTCCCAAGGACTTTCTCACAcatcctctcccacccctgcATGAGCAGGGGGCCAGCCAGTTTTCAAAGCTAAAGTTTCTGTGTGAGAAGatgaaaagaacacagaatgGAACTGTAGATGTAGTTATTCCTCAGGGGAATCAAGGGGAAAATTATAGTCCTTTTTCCCCCCGCACCCCCCAAgactctcaaattttaaaatgaagttgagAAAATGAGAGCTTTAAGATTAGAAGGTATGTTATTAAATAAGAACATGAGAAAAACAGGTCAAAATTAGTCAGCACCTCCGTTACAGAATTACATGCGATGGAACGTAGGAGAAAACCAGGTGGGAATTCACTGGCGTTTGTGCTGTGAAAATGTGTTCAGAAGATGGAAATATAGGTCTTGAGGCACCTGCTGTCAGTTTGTAGTTTGCAAATAAGTAGTTTGTGGACATTCAGGATCACAGAATGTTGGAACTTAGAGATGATATCGTCTGGAATCCTTACATTTTGAGGGTGGAAAACAGGACTTCAGAGGGAATGTGTTAGCTGGGCTTCCACAGTTGGAGCTGGGACGCGTCCACATCTGTCTGCTTTGTCCACCCTGCACATCTGCAGGGGTCACGGGGTAGAGCGCTCCCCTCCGGGTCTACAGTGGCAATAAGCTTTCCCTCTCATGAGTTTTGGCTAAAACTTGGAGATCTAAATCTAGCTCTTACTGAAAGGGCCGAGGCTCTGGTACCTGCACAGATGTGGGCTGGGAAGGGAGGCACggaggagagagggctgggggcagTCTTCTTCAATCCCACCCCCCTAAgaaattcagtttcatttctgcCACGACTCAGTGTAGGGCTACTCTATATACTTCGAGAcgattggaaattttttttaagtgaaatgatCCGTGTGCTTATTATGTAATTTGAgctcttaaaatacattttattccaAGAGATGTAAGACGTGAGTGGTACCCTCCAGTAGCTCATGGCCTGGCCAGGTGTCTGTAGCCCTACACTGGCGGGGCTAATGCCACACTCGGGCTGGAGTAaaggtggggtgtgggggaagaAGAGCCAGCAAGTGCCTTTAGCTGAAGTCCCTGTGACGGGGACCATCACTCTGAAAGCACAGTGCTATGAAATTACACCCTCTGTAAATGCAGTGCATTCAAGTAGCTTCTATCCTATTTCATTAAGTAGAAAAACGCTGGTCACGACTCCTCCATGACTACCTGGAAAAGCACCGGAAAGAAGCAGTTTGCTGACATGTCAGCAGTGCTCTGTTCACGTCCTTTCTGTTTCCGCGTGAAAACTCTTCGCGTGATGAGACCAGCAGGCAAGCCCCCTAGAGAAGGCCCACCAGGGAGGCAGCGGTGGGAGGGCAGCAGGGTGGGCTACTGATGGCCAGGTTCAAAGCGGCTTTCAGGCCCCTTCTGTGGGCTGAATGCTGGTCCCGCCCTTCCCCGGGGGCTGCCCTGCACCtccgtttcctcttctgtaaaactgGGGCTTGTCACGCCTTCCCCTAGGGCTACTGGTTGGATACCTCTGTGGGAAGAGCCTGACACATAATGAACAATTCCTTTTAAGAGGGTCTATCATTTTTGTTAACACACATGGGATACCTGGAGGTGGCTTCCTGGCGTGTGGCCTTGTGGGGTGTGGACTGAATGGTCCCGGACCTGCACTCCTGTGTCTGCACTGCCTCGCCTGCGAGCTCCAGTCCCACCAGGGCACGTTCAGCTCATCCGAGGGCCTGGCCTGAGTGCAGCACCTCGGCCCCAGAAGGAGATCCTTTGCACGCTCCTTGTAACTACCAGCCAGAGACCGCCCCCAAAGCTAGCAACGGCTCAGGAGGGAAAACCTTTCCACTGCTGCCACCGAGGGACGCAGCCCTCACCTTGTTCCTGTCCTTTGGACAAACCTGCTTCTTCACTTAGTTCCTTTCTGCCTGTTCTTTGAAAACCCCCCAGAGG
The Physeter macrocephalus isolate SW-GA unplaced genomic scaffold, ASM283717v5 random_1726, whole genome shotgun sequence genome window above contains:
- the LOC114485556 gene encoding dual specificity protein phosphatase 4-like, whose product is MVTVEELREMDCSVLKRLMNRDENGGGAGGSGSHGALGLLSGGKCLLLDCRPFLAHSAGYIRGSVNVRCNTIVRRRAKGSVSLEQILPAEEEVRARLRSGLYSAVIVYDERSPRAESLREDSTVSLVVQALRRNAERTDICLLKGKRRRRARAGGSMRRGSAA